A stretch of DNA from Campylobacter concisus:
TTAAAATTTTAGCGGTCTTTGCCAGCGCATCTTTTTCATCTTTTGTATTTGTGATCTGGCACGCTTTTATCATACTTGGCGTAAATTTCACCCAGTGAGCAGTCGATGTGATGACGCTTAATCGGCTAGCATCCACCATTTTAAAGCAAGTAGCCGTATGCGGATCGATCGCGTAGCCGTCTTTTGCGAGCTTTGCGATATATGCCTCGCACTCCTTGTCATCGCACCAGCTAGCCTCAAAATCCTCTTTTAGCGCTTCAAGCTCTTGCTTGCTAAGTTTATAAAATTTATTTTTAGCTAGGCTTTGCATGAGCTCGTTGCTTCTAATGCTACCAAATTTATCAAATAGCAAGCGCTCAACGTTTGAGCTGATCAAAATGTCCATGGCTGGGCTTATCGTCTTAACAAGCTTTTTATCTCTTAGGTCGTAAACGCCGGTAGTGAAAAACTGCGTCAAGATGTTGTTTGCGTTTGAAGCGATCTTGATCTTGCCGATCTTTGCGCCCATTTTTTTAGCGTAATACGCCCCAAGTGCGTTGCCAAAATTTCCACTTGGCACGATGATATCAAAGCTCTCGTTTGCCTTAAGCGCCTTTTGTTTTAGTAAATTTGCGTAGGCGTAGGCGTGGTAGATGATCTGAAAGAGAATTCTGCCAAAATTTACCGAGTTTGCCGCGCTTAGCTTAAGGCGCTTTTTCTTAAGCTCAGCCTTAAATTTATCATTTGCAAGTAGCGTTTTTAGTGCCCTTTGAGCGTCGTCAAAGTCGCCTTTTATGCCAAAAACCTTTAAATTTTCACCCTGCATGGTCTGCATCTGGAGCCTTTGCACCTCGCTCGTGCCGCCGTCTGGATATAAGCAGACAACTTTGATATTTTCATCGTTTGCAAAGGTTTGAAGTGTCGCAGGGCCCGTGTCGCCGCTAGTTGCGCACATGATAAGGTATTTTTCGCCTCTTTCCTTTGCCAACTGGCTAAGCAGCGAACCAAAAGGCTGAAGCGCCATATCCTTAAATGCCCTAGTTGGGCCGTGATAGAGCTCATTTACATATAGATTTTTATCTATTTTTTTAAAAATTACTGGGTGCTTTGGATCATCAAAGCTTGTGTATCTTTTGACCGCTTTTTTGAAAAAGGCCTCTGGCACGTCAAATTTAAATAGCGAGATGATGTGAAGTGCGAGCTTCTCGT
This window harbors:
- the thrC gene encoding threonine synthase — its product is MRLTPTRSVKDEKTKNVNLSTAMLSPSSAHGGLYAPNKLPKITKSKWQELSQLSYEKLALHIISLFKFDVPEAFFKKAVKRYTSFDDPKHPVIFKKIDKNLYVNELYHGPTRAFKDMALQPFGSLLSQLAKERGEKYLIMCATSGDTGPATLQTFANDENIKVVCLYPDGGTSEVQRLQMQTMQGENLKVFGIKGDFDDAQRALKTLLANDKFKAELKKKRLKLSAANSVNFGRILFQIIYHAYAYANLLKQKALKANESFDIIVPSGNFGNALGAYYAKKMGAKIGKIKIASNANNILTQFFTTGVYDLRDKKLVKTISPAMDILISSNVERLLFDKFGSIRSNELMQSLAKNKFYKLSKQELEALKEDFEASWCDDKECEAYIAKLAKDGYAIDPHTATCFKMVDASRLSVITSTAHWVKFTPSMIKACQITNTKDEKDALAKTAKILNDSVPNSINSLFSAKILHKNIIKEDEIEKCVLEWIER